From the Lathyrus oleraceus cultivar Zhongwan6 chromosome 3, CAAS_Psat_ZW6_1.0, whole genome shotgun sequence genome, the window TAATATGAACATATATAAACAtaacaaataaaattataaatataaacaaaaacaaagttaataaaattatatttatattatttaaatataataaatataatattaatatGAATATATAAACATAAACAAAGTTAATAAACATAATATTTATATGAACATATAAACATAacaaaatataaatataataaacataagaaatataaaaataaacaaaagatttacaaagttaaaataattttgaaaaatagaggaggaggaggaggaggaggaggaggaggaggaggaggaggaggaggaggaggagagagagagagagagagagagagagagagagagagagagagagagagagagagagagagagagagagagagagagagagagagaacatCAGAGAGAGAGAGCGCGTGCCGGAGAGACCACCGGAGATGGAGGGGAGCAGTGAGGAGATGAAAACGTGTGAAGAAAGGAAAAGAGGAGGCTAGGGCAAAGTCAAACAGAAAATGCTACCGTAAGTGAAAGagaaaaacagaaaaaaaacACTTTTAAAAGTTTTAAAAAGTAAGGGTGAAATAGTAATTTTGCAAAAAAAAACAGAGGTGACCCGCTCCGCCCCGGGTGCGCGACGCGACCCGCTACCCAGATCTCGCCGAAATCAGCCGTGATTTGTGACTGAGAAACACTTCCCATTACGCGCGCGAGGAGGGGCCGCTCCGGCCGGACCGCCCGGGATCGTGTCGGGATCGACCGCTTTTGATAACTCTGGTTTGACCAACCCGCCACCTTGGAAGAACATACTAGAATTTTAAGACCAATTTCATTTGACAGGCTTGCCCGCCCCGCCCTCGTTTTTGGCGGGCTTAGGACAGGGCGGGGCGGGTGACCCGTTTTACCATCCCTATATGTATATTGGATTTAGACCTCCACACAAAATTTATATAATAATAATCACAATTATTATATAGCACTTGACAAATTGTCATTTTTCTATAAGTCACTATAATTATAAATTATTTGACGGATTGCCAACTTTTTTTAATCGagcaaataataataataataaattaaagTCATAAGGATATATAATATATCTAATAATAGTAAGCACTTTTGATAGAAACGATCATGTTGATAACTTGCGGAGAAAACTCGATATTTGAATATTTCTTTTATTATATTTGTGAACTAATAAAACTATATAGCTTATTATTTTTTTAGTCACAAATTATTTTAacttaatttaatttaatgtttCATTTTAGTTCCTTAACTAAAAAACATTATAAGTTAGTCCATTGACTTTACTTCTGTTATCTTATTTGGTTTCTTCCGTAAATTTATGACAAAAAACGTAAGCTCTAGTGATGTGGCATGACAACAAAATCATTTGTGCAAATCTCAGTCAGTATATTTAGTTAAAAACTGATACACGATTTAAACAACGATGATTTTGTTTTCGAACAATTTTTAACTTCCGAAAACAAAACTCCTACAGTTTAAATAGTGTATAAGTTTTTAACTATATATGCTGATTCAAATTTGTAGTAATGACTTTATTGTCACACCATATTATTAAAATTTAACttttttaagtgaaattaaatAGGATAACATAAGTGAAGTTAATAGactaacttaatattttttaattaaaagacTAAAACCGCCGAATAAATTAAGTTAACGTTTCTATTAAGCCTATTTTCAAATTTCATGTAACAATTATTTCAAAGTTGATAACACTTTGAAAGCAGGTGTGAGAAGTAAGCAATAAACAGTTGTGTGAATAGCGTATAACAAATCAATATACAGTCAGCAACACTATTCTCTATATTTAAATATCTACAAAGTTGAAAAAGATGGACGTTGATTCTAACCTCATACAGTGAAGTATAGAGAGGTATGCGTAGGGGCTTAATTGTAATAGTGCATGCTACCTCATCATCTGTTCCAAGTGACAGACTAACACAACAACATTCAAAAGACAATAACACTCATCATGGCATTGATTTTTCAACTTCAACTTTAACCTTAATTCACACGAGCTACTTGAATTCTTTCCAGGTTCATAGCAGCAATGAAAAAGAATGCATCGCCTCACTCTTCAGAGCATTGCATGTCTGTTACCACTCCTCTTCTTCATTTGGAGAAGGTAACTGACTACTTTCACTTTCCAACTCtaattaatttatttataataatttatttttgGTTCCTTTGAACTTTTTCCTCTGCTTGTTTTATGGATTAGGAAGCTGAGATATCAAGTGGTGGAATAACTCAAAATAGTGACATAGAGGATGCAGAGAAAGATGAGTATAGCATTAATGATAGTCCTATTGAGCAAGTCAGGCTAACAGTTCCCATCACTGATGACCCTTCTCAGCCAGCACTCACTTTCCGGACATGGATTCTTGGGTTGGCTTCATGTGCGCTCCTTGCATTTCTGAACCAATTTTTAGGCTACAAAACCAACCCTTTGAAAATCACTTCTGTCTCTGCTCAGATTATTACACTCCCACTTGGGAAACTTATGGCTGCAACACTTCCTACAAAACCAATTCAAGTCCCTTTCACTGATTTGTCTTTTTCGTTGAATCCGGGGCCATTCTCTTTGAAGGAACATGTTTTGATAACCATCTTTGCTAGTTCAGGATCTAGTGGTGTTTATGCAATTAACATCATCACAATTGTTAAGGCTTTTTATCATAGGAATATCCATCCCGTAGCGGCTTATTTGTTAGCACTATCGACTCAGATGCTAGGGTATGGATGGGCTGGGATTTTCAGAAGGTTCCTTGTTGATTCACCTTACATGTGGTGGCCTGAAAACCTTGTGCAGGTCTCTCTGTTTAGAGCATTTCATGAAAGAGAAAAAAGGCCTAAAGGAAGTACTTCTGGGCTGCAATTCTTTTTCCTAGTCTTTGTAGCTAGCTTTGCGTATTACATTGTTCCAGGCTACTTTTTTCAAGCGATATCAACTGTCtcttttgtttgtttaatttGGAAAGATTCAATCACAGCACAACAGATTGGTTCGGGCATGAAAGGCCTTGGTATCGGTTCGTTTGGTCTCGACTGGAACACTGTTGCTGGCTTCTTAGGCAGTCCTTTGGCTGTGCCTGGTTTTGCTATCTTCAATATAATGGCTGGATTTTTATTGTATATGTATGTTTTGATTCCAATTGCTTATTGGAACAATGTATATGATGCAAAAAAGTTTCCCCTCATTAGTTCTCACACATTTGACTCTACCGGTGCAACATATAATGTTACTAGGATTCTCAATGCCAAAACTTTCGACATTGATATGGAAAGTTACAACAACTACAGCAAGATCCATCTGAGCATCACGTTTGCCTTTCAGTATGGATTGATGTTTGCAGCTCTTACATCTACTATTTCGCATGTGATCCTCTTCCACGGAAAAATGATTCTTCAAATGTGGAAGAGGACAACAAGTGAACTAAAACATCTCGGAGATGTCCATACAAGAATCATGAAGAGGAACTACGAACAAGTCCCTGAATGGTGGTTTGTCACCATTCTGATTCTAATGGTTATGATGGCCTTAGTATCCTGTGAAGGCTTCGGCAAGCAGCTCCAACTTCCATGGTGGGGAATCTTACTTTCTCTATCAATTGCATTAGTTTTCACTTTACCAATTGGTGTCATTGAAGCAACAACAAACGCACGAACAGGTCTCAATGTGATCACAGAGTTAGTAATTGGTTACATCTATCCAGGAAAGCCACTAGCTAATGTAGCTTTCAAAACATTCGGCCATATTAGCATGGTACAAGCACTTGCTTTTCTCGGTGACTTCAAATTAGGCCACTATATGAAAATTCCACCAAAATCAATGTTCATTGTGCAGCTTGTAGGCACAATAGTTTCTTCATCTGTTCACTTTGGAACAGCATGGTGGCTTCTAACATCTATCGAGAATATATGCGATGAATCGTTGTTGCCAAAAGGTAGTCCTTGGACATGTCCCGGTGATGATGCGTTTTACAATGCTTCCATCATATGGGGAGTTGTAGGGCCAAAGAGAATGTTTACCAAAGACGGCGTTTATCCTGAGATGAACTGGTTTTTCCTTATTGGTCTAATTGCTCCTGTTCCGGTGTGGCTTCTTTTTATCAAATTTCCTAGCCAAAAGTGGATTAAACTCATCAACATACCTATTATCATTGTAGGTGCATCTAGCATTCCACCAAGGAGATCTGTGAATTATATTAGTTGGGGAATTGTTGGAATATTTTTCAATTTCTATGTGTATAGAAAGTTTAAACCTTGGTGGGCTAGACATACTTATATTCTGTCAGCTGGTTTAGATGCTGGAGTTGCTTTTATGGGTTTGGTACTTTATTTTGCACTTCAATCTTATGGTATTTTTGGTCCAACCTGGTGGGGGCTTGAAGCAGATCACTGCCCTTTGGCTGGATGCCCCACAGCTCCAGGTATACATGCAGAGGGTTGTCCTGTTACCTGACTTCCATGTTACCATTCCATCATCAATATTGCTTTTTCTTGTGTATATATGATATTGAACGTGTAAATGTACTAAACCAATAAATTGTTTTACTTAGATCTCTTTGTATTTAAATGTAAATGTACTAAACTATGAACATGTAAATGTACTAAACTATTCCATTTCCTTTGTTATTCCAATCATAAATTAAAGGGTTAAGTTAAATTTAGTCTTGTGTTAAATGAAGCTTCCATTTATAGTGTTGTCTATTTTGAAAATTGAACCACACACTTTATTGCCGATACGGTTGCATGTCATGAATGATGCTATAGCAGTAGAGAAGAAGATATTGATTGACGGAGGACAAGCAACCATGCTTGATATTGAGTTTGGTAAGTAATATATATATTCGATGTTTCAATTTCGGCTCATATAGTTATAAATATTACAGTTGTGCTTGTAAGATGTAACTATAAGGAATTCATAGGTTTTCACTCTCAAAGATGGATGTCAAATTCGGAATCTCGTTAAAGACAGTTAAAGTATAGAAAAAAAATGTAAATAGTAGGATTGGTTCAttatcattttattattattgaatTTATCTGCACATCTATTAAATCACGCCTCCCCCATAGCGCCGTCCAGCCTGCTGTCGCCGCACGCCTCCCTCCATCGTGACGCCTAGCCTGCCGCCGCGTTTTCCCATACGCCACCACACACATAACAACTTGATCATCCTCTTCATGCCGACAACTTCACATGCACCAATTCTATTTACGACGTCATCCGTTACGTCGCTCCCGCATCCTTCGTCCGTGTACTCCCCTTTCTCACGCGCTGTCTGAGTCAGATCGCAGCGGAAACAACACCAACGACAAAATTACCACTTCTGCCAGTCATGATTCCGACAAGGCGGCACATTCCCTTTCCTTATTTGCAGTTTCCAAACCATAGTTTCATCCCGCTCTCGCCGTTTCCAACATTAAAAACCATATTCCTATTGTTTTTTAGATGGAGAAAGACCCATATGGCACATGGGCCGAGCTTTTCCGTATCCATGTCCATTTTCATCGGGTTCTACATCATATTGTCCTCTCTAAGGACAAGACATCACTGACAGATACCTCTAGTGCAGAGTATGAACAGTGGACCACGCTTGACCCTTCAACAGAACAATTTCCCCTGACCTGCTAACCATCCTAGAACCAGACTCCACTGACCTGCTAACCATCCTAGAACCAGACTCCACTGCTATGGCTGTATGAAATCGTTTGCATGCTATTTTTCAGGACAACTAGAATGCTCGCACTGTCACCCTTGAGCAAAAGTTCTCTAACACTCGCATGGATCATTTTCCCAATCTCTCTACTTATTGTCAGCGTCTTAAAATGCTATATGACCAGTTGAGGAATGTCGGCTCTCCTATCAGCAATCCCGTTCTTCAAATGGTATATGGTCTCTTATAGACTTACCGCGGCAGTAATACCCAACCTGGAAACCATGGGGTTGGACCCCACCACATTGGGTTATGCCCTCGTGTCTGTATCCCACCTCTCAGTGGACAtgtttgtcataccccaaaatttgtcctaCTTCATTTACATTTTTATTTGACTTTTGACTATAAGCTCATGTGCATATTCATGTCATATTCATTCATGTACAATTGTATTTCTTAGATAAACATCATTAGTTCAGAGGTTGGTGTTCATGACACAAGTGATGGATAAGTTCCTCTTCATGGTGTTCTTGAGAATCAAGTCTATGGTATTTTGATACTACACTTAATTTCGGTCTGATATGCTTGTGGATCAAGTGGACTACATCATGGAATTGGATCTGATTATGAACTGCAAGTGAGATTGACTAATCTTTCATGGAGTTAGTCGTTTGGTATGGATTCAAGTCAAGGCTTTGCTAATCAGAGTCAAGTCAAATAATTCATGTTTCATGCAAGTTTCATTCAAGTACAAGTTCAGATTTTCAACACAAGACATTGCAAAATGACTTTTTCATTACAAAAACATCCTATTCCATTACAAATGGGTTCTAGAAGACCAAATCTACACTATTTTACATCATTTGACCCACAATTGACTTTTAGTCAACCGTTGACTTTTGGTCAAAtggttgaccaaagtcaactgaccATCCTAGACACCATGTGCTTCATCCCTTCATGAGTCCTCCATGTTTGAGCTTCCATGATGTGTTAGAATATCGTTCATACCATGCACCAGACCTGCAAAAACACACCAAATCACGTACACAATAAGTCACCAAGACCAATGCATAGCTCACATTTGCACATGAGTCAACACACCATACAACATAAAAAAAACAAGTTTAGTGTTGGTAACTATTTACCAAGAATCAGATAACCGATTACACGTGCCATGCATGCCATTCCAGCAGCTAAAATGCCATTTTTGCATGTTGGTAACTGGTTACACAtagtgtaaccggttacacctaCGATTTCCTCACTTCTAGTAGCCCAGAATCCTAACTTTCGTGTCGATAACCCTAACATAAAATAGTGTAACCGGTTACGCCTGCTCTGCACAACCAACCCCCTCCCCTTAGAATGTCTGTTTTCGTGTTGGTAACCTGTCAGCAACagcagggtaaccggttacacctgcaCCAAAAGGCCACAATTAGTGCATATAGTGTTGTTTTTCATCATTTCAGCATTCCAAATCATTACTAAACCAGTCCACATAACACATTGCAATTTACACTCAATTATGCAGCGACTAACCACCACCTTCATGCATTGAATCAAGTAATCCTAACACCCTAACATTCATCAAAACTCCAAGACATGAGTTACACTAACATCACTTAATTGTATAATAATCCCATTTAGAATTCCAATGACACTTCTAACTAACATTTAATAGAAAATCTTACACCATTAACTTCATAACCAACTTGTTCATAAGATGATTTAACATTAATTGCTACCCTAACCTTTAACTGAGCTGTCTAGAAAAGTTGCCCGAAACAGTTGGGAAGTTCAGCTATATAATGCCATCACACTCTTTAGTCATAATCAACAAACACCATAATTACTCATTCTCTGAAAATTCTCTGCAAACTCAGAATTCGCTCTCTCAATTCATCTCCCTCACCACACCAAAGATCTACCACTATTGGAGCAAGATTCACATTGAAATTTGTCACCATTTGAGCTAAATCTCATATACTTTACACTACTCTCACACACTCACGTAAtcattatcaacaacaacaattcagTTCGGATTTTTTCAAGGCTAATTCTTGAAGAGAAGAAATTCATTACAAAAGTAGAAGATTAAATGTTCAAATTAGCATACCTCTGGTTTTCTTCATCTTCTTAATCTTCAGAATTCAACAATTTCCAAGACAAACCTCCATCTTGCAGGTCGGTGAATTTTCTTTTGCCTCTGTTTTCTTGAAACTTGATACCACATTGTAGCTCTTGCATTGAAGAATCAAAGTCCCAAGGTTTGGTGGCTCGATGATTCACCTATGCCATTTAATTTTAGCTTTCATAGTTAGGGTTCATGACTTTCTTGCTTCAATTATGAAAATTAGTGGAGTGTTGAACCAAATTCATGAGATATTTAAAAAGAGGAGATGTAGAGGGGCATTTTTTATGTTGCAACTTGACTGGTCCGGGCAACTTTGCCGCCTTCGGTGGTGGAGCAAAGTGGTGGAAGAGAGAGAGCATGaaaggaagaagatgaagttgttgtattttctctctctctctctctcttgtgATGTTGGTTGGGCCTTAGTGCTCTAAGCCCACTATTTTCTATTTGCACTACCTATTTACTTTGCATACCTCCCTGCTAAACACAACAATCACATTTTGCATTGGGACTCACTTTGTTAGGCCCAATGACTCTGTTTCCAGGGCACACTCATTTTTGGTTTGTGCATCCCTTTGCAATAGTAATTTCATgttaatgcattttaatttatttttgacattttttcacactttaatacatttttatatattttaatataCTTTAGTTCATTTCAATTCTTTTAATGCTTTTTTCTACATTTTATTTTGAGATGAAACAtacttgaaaataaaaaataataatgatagTTAATGCATGTTTTAGTTTAGTTAGAATTAACTTTCAAACTACATTCAAGAAACTATACATGTTAATATGAGATATTAATTAACATTTAATTGGCTAGTTTTAGTTTTTGTTAAAATGCATGATTAACATCTTAATCTTTTTAGGATTCTAGATCTAATAACAATTTATGTGCTTGATTCATATCCCCGATTAGTTTACTGATCAAAATCAGTTTTGACCAAATAACCACTTAGCATCTGTCTAATTCCACTTATCAAATCAAGTGATCATAAGCCTCTTGGTCACTTGGTAGGACTATGCCCTGATACTGACCGCATTGGACCTCAACTCAAGTTCTGGACTTCACACTCAAGTCACACTTCACATTTAAGACATTGAAGACAAAAGGGACAATCAAACACAATATAAAGAATCTTCTTCAACAACTTGTCATTCACTATTCGaattgtgcgccacgagccttaagtagtggAGAAGAATGAGAGGGATTATTCTTATCCTTGTTCTGAGTATCTTTGAATACGGGGCGTAGGCCCCAGTTATTCAGAGTATTTTCCTCCGTTCATAGAGTTTAGCGCAATTCAAATCAAATAGTTGTCAAGTCTTCTTCTTCATATTCAACATCGTTCCACAAGACAACAATGTAACAATCTTCACCCTTTTCTTTCCTTGTCCATATAAGACGAAAatcatttttgtaaataaattcaaaaacacttaaaaatatgattagaattgtgccCCATGAGtcttaagaaatagagaaggaatgGGAGGAAATATTTCTACCCTCATTCTGAATATATTTAGATACGGGACTCTTGACCCAGTTGTTCAAAGTATTCATCTCCATTCATAGAttttagtgcaattcaaatctAGATAGCCTTTTCAATGCTAAATTCAATCTCAATCCATCAAATTCACTATTTCGCCTTAGGGCATTCCAAAACCTTTTCACAAAGAACATGTTATTTCCGTTCTACCGAAATACAAACAACACAAAAGTCTCCCATGCACAAGCATACAAAAAACGTTTAACTGCTAGAACACGAACATTAACATCATCCactaaaaacaaccaacaaattCGTATTTTCTACCACAAACTACGAAtctctgattttctcattgcactatgagaatatgtaggcacgagggttcgactccttggcgagcacactaattatTAACTTCTTTTTTACCTTACCAATTTacaagtaacctttagatagtAACACTTATTCACGCAAAGAACAATCAAACTGGTTttcgttgagtacaacggatgtgagggtgctaatacattccctttgtATAACCGAATTCCTTACCCTTTTCTCTTCCCCtggattttatcgatattttcccattcctctggaataaataaagttcgatggtgactctgttgtatcttcgagcaTGCGATGCACTCAAGTATTTTTCACGGTGGGACAACTAACGACTCTGCCGGGGAATCCATAAACAAGTCAAGCCTAGTTTTGTTTGTTTGCTTGGgtgtttatttttattgctttaGTTTCTTTATCTTTATATTATTTATTGCATTCTTTATTTCTTTAAATATTCATATTCTGGATATATGTCATATTCTCTGTGGTAGACTGAGATGATGCTACATGAGAGAAAAGTTTTATACCCGAGCTTGAGGATAAACACAAGATAGTATTATAACTAGAGTCATTGACATACTTGGTGTTATTACTCGATTAGGGTTAACATGAGACGTcacacctagagtagatccttttgggagCAT encodes:
- the LOC127126292 gene encoding oligopeptide transporter 5 — translated: MKKNASPHSSEHCMSVTTPLLHLEKEAEISSGGITQNSDIEDAEKDEYSINDSPIEQVRLTVPITDDPSQPALTFRTWILGLASCALLAFLNQFLGYKTNPLKITSVSAQIITLPLGKLMAATLPTKPIQVPFTDLSFSLNPGPFSLKEHVLITIFASSGSSGVYAINIITIVKAFYHRNIHPVAAYLLALSTQMLGYGWAGIFRRFLVDSPYMWWPENLVQVSLFRAFHEREKRPKGSTSGLQFFFLVFVASFAYYIVPGYFFQAISTVSFVCLIWKDSITAQQIGSGMKGLGIGSFGLDWNTVAGFLGSPLAVPGFAIFNIMAGFLLYMYVLIPIAYWNNVYDAKKFPLISSHTFDSTGATYNVTRILNAKTFDIDMESYNNYSKIHLSITFAFQYGLMFAALTSTISHVILFHGKMILQMWKRTTSELKHLGDVHTRIMKRNYEQVPEWWFVTILILMVMMALVSCEGFGKQLQLPWWGILLSLSIALVFTLPIGVIEATTNARTGLNVITELVIGYIYPGKPLANVAFKTFGHISMVQALAFLGDFKLGHYMKIPPKSMFIVQLVGTIVSSSVHFGTAWWLLTSIENICDESLLPKGSPWTCPGDDAFYNASIIWGVVGPKRMFTKDGVYPEMNWFFLIGLIAPVPVWLLFIKFPSQKWIKLINIPIIIVGASSIPPRRSVNYISWGIVGIFFNFYVYRKFKPWWARHTYILSAGLDAGVAFMGLVLYFALQSYGIFGPTWWGLEADHCPLAGCPTAPGIHAEGCPVT